From the Amblyraja radiata isolate CabotCenter1 chromosome 12, sAmbRad1.1.pri, whole genome shotgun sequence genome, one window contains:
- the LOC116979261 gene encoding interferon-inducible GTPase 5-like translates to MGGSSSSQQAAQSETPTFFTQEEISKLKSEFKTGGVEKVQPLIQNKIKELNNTELNIAVTGDTGAGKSTFINAMRGLCSEDEGAAAVGTTETTKKPTGYSHPTLPNVHYWDLPGIGSARFTAGSYLRKMQFKKYDFFIIVSAGRFTENDAKLAKEIKRLGKRCYFVRSKIDVDLYCMRRERKEFDEVAEMEKIRSDCVSGLGKAGIPNPTVFLISSFEPDQYDFNWLKEALEGDLTNVKKRAFILALLIESVEIVRKKNEILKKDIWMLATLSGGVGAIPIPGLSLACDIGILIGAIIHFQKCLGLDDASLHRLANRTGKPVEELKSAVKPHLLGEITPDIIVRIGWGTTVVTVSALELALDVVPVIGSIFGAGSSFLMTFKILRDALKDLTENAERVVRAAFEIN, encoded by the coding sequence CCAACAGGCGGCTCAGTCTGAGACCCCCACATTCTTCACACAGGAAGAGATCAGCAAACTGAAGTCCGAGTTCAAAACGGGTGGTGTGGAAAAGGTTCAACCTTTGATAcagaataaaatcaaagaactgaACAACACCGAGTTGAACATCGCCGTGACGGGAGACACGGGTGCAGGAAAATCCACCTTCATCAACGCCATGAGAGGGCTTTGTAGCGAAGATGAGGGAGCGGCTGCGGTTGGGACCACGGAAACTACAAAGAAGCCAACCGGATACTCACATCCCACTCTGCCCAATGTCCACTACTGGGACCTGCCGGGGATCGGATCTGCACGATTCACCGCGGGTTCCTACCTGAggaaaatgcaatttaaaaaatacgATTTCTTCATCATAGTGTCAGCTGGTCGATTCACAGAGAATGATGCAAAACTTGCCAAGGAGATTAagcggctggggaagaggtgctaTTTTGTCCGCTCTAAGATTGACGTTGACCTTTATTGTATGCGGAGAGAACGGAAAGAATTTGATGAAGTTGCAGAAATGGAAAAGATCCGGAGTGACTGTGTCAGTGGGTTGGGAAAAGCCGGGATCCCAAATCCCACCGTATTCCTGATTTCCAGTTTTGAGCCGGATCAGTATGATTTCAATTGGTTAAAGGAAGCACTTGAAGGTGATTTAACGAATGTAAAGAAAAGGGCCTTTATTCTGGCCCTTCTTATAGAAAGTGTAGAGATTGTTCGAAAGAAAAATGAAATACTGAAGAAGGACATCTGGATGTTGGCCACTCTCTCTGGAGGAGTGGGAGCGATCCCAATCCCTGGGCTCTCTCTCGCTTGTGACATTGGGATATTGATTGGAGCAATAATACATTTCCAGAAATGTCTGGGTCTTGATGATGCTTCTCTTCACCGACTGGCCAACAGAACAGGTAAACCTGTGGAAGAGCTAAAGTCTGCAGTAAAACCTCATCTGCTGGGAGAAATAACTCCAGATATCATTGTGAGGATAGGTTGGGGAACTACTGTTGTTACCGTGTCAGCCCTGGAACTAGCTCTCGACGTTGTTCCAGTCATTGGTTCCATTTTTGGAGCAGGTTCATCATTCCTCATGACCTTCAAGATACTGCGAGATGCGCTGAAGGATCTGACGGAGAATGCGGAGAGGGTGGTGAGGGCAGCGTTTGAAATTAATTAA